The Fulvivirga ligni genome window below encodes:
- a CDS encoding protein-disulfide reductase DsbD family protein: MKRTATLIAALLFLLFHVQAQVKTPSTWKTSASKQEVKVGEEIELIFEATIDPEWYLYSSDFDPDCGPMVTTFHFNGNESFELIGDIQAIKPIEKFDDVFECNVRIFKKHGEFRQKIKVLSPDLKVTGNYEFQVCSDISGQCIPFDYDFEFSKFKVSEAIESITPKPVDEKPKVAPTKAEEAGAPSQEDKAKVSETKDSAAATSEVDEQSKENTSVQPKYDPAKNTGPIMDETMKMNSKKDQSLLWFMIVAFVAGLTALLTPCVFPMIPMTVSYFTSKKHGVGKALIYGLSIIVIYTLIGSALAPIMGPETANSLATDWLPNVIFFTIFIVFALSFFGLFDITLPNSFVNSVDQKADKGGMVGVFFMAFTLVLVSFSCTGPIVGSLLVSSAGGEVLKPVLGMFAFSLAFAIPFTVFAIFPGLMNNLPKSGGWLNSVKVILGFIELAMAFKFLNIADQAYHWGILDREINIAIWIVVGAMMGFYLLGKIRLPHDSKLEIITVPRLILAILTFTFVIYLIPGMWGAPLKALAGYLPPMHTHDFNVTTVVETESEIENCEEPKYADFLHLPHGISGYFDYDQALACARAQNKPLFIDFTGHGCTNCREMEAVVWSDPEVLKRLKEDYVVVALYVDDKTELPEEEWYTSKYDDKVKKTIGKQNADLQITNLDNNAQPFYVLVGADEKVLVEPVAYDKDVQNFIDFLDTGKRKYNEMYK; encoded by the coding sequence ATGAAGCGCACCGCCACTCTTATAGCAGCACTGCTTTTTTTATTGTTCCATGTGCAGGCTCAGGTAAAGACACCTTCTACCTGGAAAACATCTGCCAGTAAGCAAGAGGTAAAAGTAGGAGAGGAAATAGAATTAATTTTCGAGGCCACCATAGATCCAGAGTGGTACCTATACTCATCAGATTTTGATCCTGATTGTGGTCCTATGGTTACTACTTTTCATTTTAATGGGAATGAGAGTTTTGAATTAATTGGTGATATCCAGGCGATTAAACCCATTGAAAAATTTGATGATGTCTTCGAATGTAATGTTAGGATATTCAAAAAGCATGGTGAGTTTAGGCAAAAAATCAAAGTATTATCACCTGATTTAAAGGTTACTGGAAATTATGAATTTCAAGTTTGTTCGGATATCAGTGGCCAATGTATTCCATTCGATTATGATTTTGAGTTTTCTAAATTCAAGGTTTCTGAAGCTATAGAAAGCATAACTCCGAAACCAGTTGATGAAAAACCAAAAGTAGCGCCGACTAAAGCCGAAGAAGCTGGGGCACCTTCACAGGAAGATAAGGCCAAGGTTTCAGAAACAAAAGATAGCGCAGCGGCCACATCAGAGGTAGATGAGCAATCGAAGGAAAATACCTCAGTTCAGCCAAAATATGATCCGGCAAAAAATACAGGTCCCATAATGGATGAGACCATGAAGATGAACTCAAAAAAGGATCAGTCCTTACTTTGGTTTATGATAGTGGCTTTCGTTGCCGGTCTTACTGCCCTACTAACTCCATGTGTTTTTCCTATGATTCCGATGACGGTGAGCTACTTCACTAGCAAAAAACATGGTGTGGGTAAAGCATTAATTTATGGTTTATCAATCATTGTAATTTATACGCTAATAGGATCAGCACTGGCACCAATTATGGGGCCGGAAACTGCTAATAGTCTGGCGACAGATTGGCTTCCAAATGTAATTTTCTTTACAATCTTCATCGTATTTGCATTGTCGTTTTTCGGTCTGTTTGATATCACCTTACCTAATTCCTTTGTTAATTCTGTAGATCAGAAGGCAGATAAGGGCGGCATGGTAGGCGTGTTTTTCATGGCCTTTACCTTGGTGCTGGTTTCATTTTCTTGCACAGGCCCCATAGTAGGAAGTTTATTGGTAAGCTCTGCAGGTGGTGAGGTGCTTAAGCCGGTGTTGGGAATGTTTGCCTTTTCATTGGCTTTCGCTATTCCGTTTACGGTTTTTGCAATTTTTCCAGGTTTGATGAATAACCTGCCAAAATCAGGGGGTTGGTTAAACTCGGTTAAGGTCATCCTTGGTTTTATAGAACTAGCCATGGCATTTAAATTCCTCAACATCGCTGATCAGGCTTATCACTGGGGTATTTTGGATAGAGAAATTAACATTGCTATCTGGATCGTAGTAGGAGCCATGATGGGATTTTACCTATTAGGGAAAATCAGATTACCTCACGACAGCAAGCTGGAAATAATTACCGTACCACGTCTAATACTAGCAATACTCACTTTCACATTTGTTATTTATCTGATACCAGGGATGTGGGGAGCTCCCTTGAAAGCCCTTGCTGGTTATCTGCCACCTATGCATACTCATGATTTTAATGTAACAACAGTGGTGGAAACAGAGAGTGAAATTGAAAATTGTGAAGAACCTAAATATGCTGATTTTCTTCACTTACCCCACGGAATAAGTGGATATTTCGATTACGATCAGGCCTTGGCATGTGCCAGAGCACAGAATAAACCGCTCTTTATAGATTTTACGGGACATGGCTGTACTAACTGTCGTGAAATGGAAGCAGTAGTTTGGTCAGACCCCGAAGTGCTGAAAAGATTGAAGGAAGATTACGTGGTAGTAGCTTTATATGTAGATGATAAAACAGAACTTCCAGAAGAAGAATGGTATACTTCTAAATACGATGATAAGGTAAAGAAAACCATTGGTAAGCAAAACGCCGACTTACAAATTACTAACCTTGACAATAACGCCCAACCATTTTATGTGCTAGTCGGAGCAGATGAAAAAGTGTTAGTAGAACCGGTAGCTTACGACAAGGATGTTCAAAATTTCATAGATTTCCTAGACACCGGCAAACGGAAGTATAATGAAATGTATAAATAA
- a CDS encoding DUF3570 domain-containing protein has translation MQLRISLFAGLLLCSSVVLAQDDQSEEGKKLNETEVNFLFNYYEQDGNNAAVTGGKGTEELTNVAPAVMIIIPLDTTKTLSAYFGFDHYSSASSDQIGKANVSSASSADTRSYINATYSVKRPNNSTYSIKAGFSTEFDYTSSSFGFGWAKEFNNSNTEINISGLAYIDKWKLIYPTELRDGTQLVDTDKRQSYNFSANLAQVLTKRLQASLSLEYVYQTGLLSTPFHRVYFNDGINDLNSKTVMVEKLPDSRTKIPIGLRVNYYLNDLIILRGYYRYYHDDFDIDAHTVNLEVPVKVTSFFTVYPFFRYHQQTASKYFAPFGQHEETEEYYSSDYDLSALTSTAMGLGLKYSPLYGLARFKGPFSSKTKRITTFKSVDVRFADYTRTGDNPGGGGDLDAYSVSFELTFVF, from the coding sequence ATGCAATTAAGAATAAGTTTATTTGCTGGGTTGTTACTATGTTCATCAGTAGTACTGGCTCAGGATGATCAAAGTGAGGAAGGAAAGAAGTTAAACGAAACGGAAGTCAACTTTTTGTTTAACTACTACGAGCAGGATGGAAATAATGCTGCAGTTACTGGAGGCAAGGGTACGGAAGAATTGACGAACGTGGCACCGGCAGTAATGATTATCATTCCGTTAGATACCACCAAAACATTGTCTGCTTACTTTGGGTTTGACCACTATTCATCAGCGTCGTCTGATCAGATAGGAAAAGCCAATGTTTCTTCAGCTTCAAGTGCTGATACGCGTTCCTATATTAACGCTACTTATTCCGTAAAAAGGCCAAACAATTCTACTTATAGCATTAAGGCAGGTTTTAGTACTGAATTTGACTACACTTCTTCCTCTTTTGGCTTTGGCTGGGCAAAGGAGTTTAATAACAGCAACACAGAGATCAACATTAGTGGGTTAGCATACATTGATAAATGGAAATTGATTTATCCCACTGAGTTGAGAGATGGTACACAATTAGTAGATACTGATAAGAGACAATCGTATAATTTTTCTGCCAACCTTGCCCAGGTTTTGACTAAACGATTACAAGCCTCTTTGTCTTTGGAATATGTTTATCAGACCGGGCTTTTGTCTACACCTTTTCATAGAGTTTATTTCAATGATGGAATCAATGATTTAAACTCAAAGACAGTAATGGTTGAAAAGCTGCCAGATTCAAGAACTAAAATTCCAATTGGCTTGCGCGTTAATTATTATCTGAATGACCTCATTATTCTTCGAGGCTATTACCGCTACTATCATGATGATTTTGACATAGATGCTCACACTGTAAACCTGGAAGTGCCGGTGAAGGTGACCAGCTTCTTCACTGTTTATCCTTTCTTTAGATATCACCAGCAAACGGCTTCTAAATATTTTGCACCATTTGGCCAGCATGAGGAAACAGAGGAATATTATTCTTCTGATTATGACCTTTCGGCACTCACAAGTACAGCCATGGGTTTGGGACTAAAATATTCACCATTATATGGATTGGCCAGGTTTAAAGGACCATTTTCAAGCAAAACAAAACGCATCACAACTTTTAAAAGTGTAGACGTTCGCTTTGCGGATTATACCCGTACAGGTGATAATCCTGGCGGTGGTGGCGATCTTGACGCATATTCTGTTAGTTTTGAGTTAACTTTTGTGTTTTAA
- a CDS encoding DUF4266 domain-containing protein gives MIIGLGGVTQSCVSVAAYQKVYLNDENMELNARKVEVFETNFEAYREGASGANGGKTGGGCGCN, from the coding sequence ATGATAATAGGTCTTGGGGGAGTTACGCAGAGTTGTGTTTCAGTAGCTGCATATCAGAAAGTTTACCTCAATGATGAAAATATGGAGCTGAATGCCAGAAAGGTTGAGGTTTTTGAAACCAATTTTGAAGCGTACCGCGAAGGAGCCTCCGGCGCCAATGGTGGTAAAACAGGGGGAGGATGCGGATGCAATTAA
- a CDS encoding FAD:protein FMN transferase produces MNKSFIILLLLFTSLSSQAQNQAHKKVLKLMGSRFEITAVSDDEALAWESINACIEEVTRIEKVISSWDENSQTSKINRDAGIAPVVVDKELFDLIARAKKISDLTNGAFDISYASVDKIWKFDGSVKDLPTAEEVAQSVSKINYQNIILNYDDHSVFLKEAGMKIGFGAIGKGYAANRGREIMRSMGIKSGIVNASGDLLTWGKEADGSDWTIGIADPKNKTHVLGWLNVGEMAVVTSGNYEKFIDINGKRYSHIIDPRTGYPVQGLKSVTIICPNAELSDALATSVFVLGKEKGLALINQLKGIECFLVDDHDELSYSNNLKLNYYKNNTVAEQDTTLYNVGHEKN; encoded by the coding sequence GTGAATAAGTCCTTTATCATTCTTCTTTTACTGTTTACAAGTCTTTCAAGTCAGGCTCAAAACCAGGCGCATAAAAAAGTACTGAAGCTCATGGGCTCTCGTTTTGAGATCACGGCAGTTTCAGATGATGAGGCTTTAGCTTGGGAGAGCATAAATGCTTGTATTGAAGAAGTAACAAGAATTGAAAAGGTGATATCTTCTTGGGATGAAAATTCTCAAACCAGTAAAATCAACAGAGATGCTGGCATTGCCCCTGTGGTTGTGGATAAAGAGCTATTTGATCTTATTGCCAGAGCAAAAAAAATATCTGACTTAACGAATGGAGCTTTTGATATTTCGTATGCATCTGTGGATAAGATCTGGAAATTTGATGGTTCTGTAAAAGATTTGCCAACAGCTGAAGAAGTGGCTCAATCGGTCTCAAAAATTAATTATCAAAATATAATCTTAAACTATGATGATCATTCTGTTTTTCTAAAGGAGGCCGGAATGAAAATTGGTTTCGGAGCCATTGGAAAAGGTTATGCCGCTAATAGAGGTAGAGAGATTATGCGCTCCATGGGTATAAAAAGTGGAATTGTAAATGCCAGTGGAGATTTACTTACCTGGGGAAAAGAGGCTGATGGCAGTGACTGGACCATAGGCATAGCAGATCCAAAAAATAAAACTCATGTGCTTGGCTGGCTAAATGTAGGCGAGATGGCAGTAGTTACTTCTGGCAACTATGAAAAGTTTATTGATATCAATGGCAAAAGATATAGCCACATCATTGACCCGCGAACGGGATATCCGGTGCAGGGTTTAAAAAGTGTTACAATCATTTGCCCAAATGCTGAGCTTTCAGATGCTCTAGCCACGTCTGTTTTTGTACTCGGAAAAGAAAAAGGTCTGGCTTTAATCAACCAGCTAAAAGGAATAGAATGTTTTTTAGTTGATGACCACGATGAGCTAAGCTATTCCAATAATTTGAAATTAAATTATTATAAAAATAATACGGTAGCCGAGCAGGATACCACACTTTATAACGTAGGACATGAAAAGAACTAA
- a CDS encoding thioredoxin family protein, producing the protein MKKMKYITLAFLLSVVSLSVFAQDGESIWRTDFEAAIKEAKAENKPVLISFAGSDWCKPCIKLTREVFEDQKFQEYAKENLVLVLADFPRLKKNAIPKEQVKANEALAAKYNNDGAFPLVVLVDGDENVIAKTGYQAGGSENFINYLEKVINN; encoded by the coding sequence ATGAAAAAAATGAAATATATAACGCTGGCATTTTTACTTAGTGTAGTTTCTTTGTCGGTATTTGCCCAGGATGGTGAAAGCATTTGGCGCACTGATTTTGAGGCAGCCATAAAAGAGGCGAAAGCCGAAAATAAACCGGTATTGATCAGTTTTGCTGGCTCGGATTGGTGCAAACCATGTATTAAACTTACCAGAGAGGTGTTTGAGGATCAAAAGTTTCAAGAATACGCGAAAGAAAACTTAGTATTAGTTTTGGCAGATTTTCCCAGACTAAAGAAAAATGCCATTCCGAAAGAGCAAGTAAAAGCTAATGAAGCTCTGGCGGCAAAGTATAACAATGACGGAGCATTTCCTTTGGTGGTGCTAGTGGATGGAGATGAAAATGTAATTGCTAAAACAGGTTATCAGGCTGGTGGCAGTGAAAACTTTATTAACTATTTAGAAAAAGTTATCAACAATTAA
- a CDS encoding CPXCG motif-containing cysteine-rich protein — MLELEHHFNCPYCGENISMFLDISVKKQQYIEDCEVCCNPIKISYEFENEDLMTFEAASIEQ; from the coding sequence ATGCTCGAACTAGAACATCATTTCAACTGTCCCTACTGCGGAGAAAACATTTCCATGTTTCTTGATATCTCTGTAAAAAAACAACAGTACATTGAAGACTGTGAAGTTTGCTGCAACCCTATCAAAATCAGCTATGAATTTGAAAATGAGGATTTGATGACATTTGAGGCGGCCTCGATTGAGCAGTAA
- a CDS encoding D-2-hydroxyacid dehydrogenase, whose amino-acid sequence MNIVVLDSFTINAFPEYWEPFRKLGNLTIHEKSSQAEIVERAADADIVILNKCRMTAEIIVQLPKLKHIGLTGTGFDHVDLEVARQQNIVVSNAPAYGATSIAQHAFGLLLQLTNRIDPKSKNLEWVRDTRFSYYTNPMVELNGKTMGILGWGATGKEMAKIAAGFGMNVIIHSKHATETSVGKLLSIEDLFSESDVISIHVALKPATTGLVDSSLLKLMKPTAFLINTSRGAVINEADLLQVLNENKIAGAGLDVLCQEPPAENEPLLQAKNCIVTAHISWMTKEAQLRLQEIVLNNARNFMEGNPVNVVS is encoded by the coding sequence ATGAATATAGTAGTACTCGATAGCTTTACCATAAATGCTTTCCCAGAATATTGGGAGCCTTTCAGAAAATTAGGAAACTTAACTATCCATGAAAAATCTTCTCAGGCGGAAATTGTGGAGCGAGCCGCAGATGCGGACATTGTGATTTTAAATAAATGCAGAATGACTGCCGAAATCATAGTGCAGCTACCCAAGTTGAAACACATCGGACTTACCGGAACTGGTTTTGACCATGTAGATCTGGAAGTAGCCCGACAGCAAAATATTGTGGTGAGCAACGCTCCTGCTTATGGCGCAACTTCCATCGCCCAGCATGCTTTTGGTCTTTTACTACAACTGACCAACCGCATAGATCCGAAAAGCAAAAATCTGGAATGGGTGAGGGATACCAGGTTCAGCTATTACACCAATCCGATGGTAGAACTCAATGGGAAAACCATGGGCATTTTGGGCTGGGGAGCTACCGGCAAAGAAATGGCCAAAATTGCTGCTGGTTTTGGTATGAATGTGATCATTCATTCAAAGCATGCCACTGAAACCAGTGTGGGTAAGCTCTTGTCGATCGAAGATTTATTTTCTGAAAGTGATGTGATTTCTATTCATGTGGCACTAAAACCAGCAACTACTGGACTCGTTGATTCATCATTATTGAAACTTATGAAACCAACAGCCTTTCTTATCAACACTAGTCGCGGGGCAGTAATAAATGAGGCTGATCTGCTGCAGGTTTTAAACGAAAATAAAATTGCCGGAGCAGGTTTGGATGTGCTATGTCAGGAACCACCGGCTGAGAACGAACCTTTGCTACAAGCCAAAAATTGCATTGTTACCGCGCACATCAGCTGGATGACCAAAGAGGCGCAATTAAGATTACAAGAAATAGTGCTTAACAATGCACGAAATTTTATGGAGGGAAATCCTGTGAATGTAGTTTCCTGA
- a CDS encoding L,D-transpeptidase family protein, whose translation MIKKTSLLITIAVISLIVYYYWPEPPLPTNSKITRLVVYKSKRELQVLAGSEILKTYKISLGHHPVGDKQKEGDGRTPEGFYTINDKNPNSGYHLNLGISYPTAEQRKKAKAQGLNPGGDIKIHGLKNGQGYIGKFQRWRDWTNGCMALTNAEVKELYDHVPIGTPIEILP comes from the coding sequence ATGATTAAGAAAACATCATTGTTGATAACTATTGCCGTCATTTCATTGATAGTATATTACTATTGGCCTGAGCCACCGCTACCAACCAATTCTAAAATTACCAGATTAGTAGTTTATAAATCAAAGCGAGAACTTCAGGTTTTAGCCGGATCGGAAATTTTAAAAACCTATAAAATTTCACTAGGACACCATCCCGTGGGCGATAAACAGAAAGAAGGAGATGGCAGAACGCCAGAAGGATTTTACACCATCAATGATAAGAATCCGAATAGCGGATATCATTTAAATTTAGGAATTTCTTATCCTACAGCAGAACAGAGAAAAAAAGCCAAAGCGCAGGGACTTAATCCTGGGGGAGATATTAAAATCCATGGCTTAAAAAATGGTCAGGGTTATATTGGAAAATTTCAGCGCTGGCGCGATTGGACCAATGGATGCATGGCCCTAACCAACGCTGAGGTGAAAGAACTTTATGATCATGTACCTATAGGAACGCCCATTGAGATTTTACCTTGA
- a CDS encoding Fic family protein, which yields MTYNWQFKNWPKFEYEADVIDHIAFEFAEKTGEVRGLIDSLPSDFQQQTILQFMIDEAIKTSEIEGEYYSRQDVMSSIKNRLGISGAGQIKDINVRGIAELMVEVREHFSSAFTEKLIKDWHSLLFLKSKTIQPGIYRTGKEAMVIVSGGYGKETIHFEAPASDIVPREMDQFIQWYKGFKVESKNIKAALIKTAIAHLYFETIHPFEDGNGRIGRAIAEKCLSESLDRPLVMSLSTTIEQNKKAYYDALKNAQRSLEITDWIIYFCNTILEAQRNADQLIRFTLEKAKFLDLNRDQLNDRQLKVVLKMLDRGVGGFEGGMSAKKYMSITKSSKATATRDLQDLVLKRIFVSIGSGRSVHYNLSMKTSK from the coding sequence ATGACCTATAATTGGCAATTTAAGAACTGGCCCAAATTCGAATATGAAGCTGATGTAATAGATCATATTGCATTTGAATTTGCTGAGAAAACAGGAGAGGTAAGAGGGCTTATAGATTCTTTACCATCGGATTTTCAACAGCAAACTATTTTACAGTTTATGATTGATGAAGCCATAAAAACTTCTGAGATCGAAGGTGAATACTATAGTCGCCAGGATGTGATGTCCTCAATTAAAAATCGCTTGGGGATTTCTGGAGCTGGTCAAATAAAAGACATTAATGTACGTGGTATTGCCGAACTTATGGTAGAAGTGCGAGAACATTTCTCATCAGCATTTACAGAAAAACTAATCAAAGATTGGCACTCATTATTGTTCCTGAAATCTAAAACAATTCAACCTGGAATTTATCGTACCGGAAAAGAGGCAATGGTTATAGTTTCCGGAGGCTATGGAAAGGAGACTATACATTTTGAAGCCCCGGCATCGGACATTGTTCCCAGAGAGATGGACCAATTTATCCAATGGTATAAAGGCTTTAAAGTTGAATCAAAAAATATCAAAGCTGCACTTATAAAAACTGCTATTGCCCATTTATACTTCGAAACAATTCATCCTTTTGAAGATGGAAATGGCCGAATCGGTAGGGCTATTGCTGAGAAATGTCTCTCGGAAAGTTTGGACAGACCACTGGTGATGAGTTTGTCTACGACTATTGAGCAAAATAAAAAGGCCTATTATGATGCTTTAAAAAATGCTCAACGTTCACTGGAAATTACAGATTGGATTATCTACTTCTGTAATACCATTTTAGAAGCCCAGCGAAATGCCGATCAGTTAATTCGATTTACATTGGAAAAAGCAAAATTCCTGGATTTGAATAGAGATCAGCTGAATGATCGTCAGCTTAAAGTCGTCTTAAAAATGCTCGACAGGGGTGTGGGTGGATTTGAAGGAGGAATGAGTGCGAAGAAATATATGAGCATAACTAAATCTTCCAAAGCCACTGCCACCAGGGACTTACAAGACTTGGTACTAAAGCGAATATTCGTTTCAATCGGATCGGGCAGAAGTGTTCATTATAATTTGAGTATGAAAACATCAAAATGA
- a CDS encoding AMP-dependent synthetase/ligase produces the protein MDVKRLFDVLLFQIEDRPQDICLSHKINNQWKSYSTKETMEIVNQLSTGLLSLGVQPGDKIGLASFNRPEWVFADFAISQIGAINVPMYPNSTSEDYAFIIEHAEIKVVLAGDIEIYRKFEEAQKSVNHSLTLFCFDEENETIHWQKLLEQGENIDQIEKLRAPIQYEDLATIIYTSGTTGNPKGVMLSHKNILSNAAAVSEVFAVGGPEHRTLSLLPLSHIFERTALYVYMQMGVSIYYAESMDTIADNMKEVKPHFFATVPRLLEKIYEKILMKGYELTGIKKNLFFWALELAKNNRLGENQGAWFNMQLGLANKIIFSKWREALGGEVQFIVSGGAALQPRLVNIFWAAQIHVLEAYGLTETSPGISFSKIDDLKVGCVGPLLTGVQVKIAEDGEILAKGDNIMMGYYKRQDLTDEVIDQEGWFHTGDIGEMVDNHFLKITDRKKEMFKTSGGKYIAPQALENKFAESLLIEQIMVIGEGQKFPAALIVPSFEKLKSWCQIHNINYTTDKEMVDNPEVINKFQKEVDNLNASFAQYEKIKKFWLLSQPWTIEKGEITPKLSMKRKIIKQNYQSEIDSIYS, from the coding sequence ATGGATGTGAAAAGACTTTTTGATGTACTCCTGTTTCAAATTGAAGACAGGCCGCAAGATATATGTTTATCCCATAAAATTAATAATCAATGGAAATCCTACTCCACTAAGGAGACGATGGAAATTGTGAATCAATTGAGCACCGGTCTTTTATCCTTGGGAGTTCAGCCAGGAGATAAAATTGGCCTGGCTTCTTTCAATCGGCCCGAATGGGTTTTCGCAGATTTTGCTATTTCACAAATCGGTGCCATTAATGTGCCGATGTATCCTAACTCCACTTCTGAAGATTATGCTTTTATCATCGAGCACGCGGAAATTAAAGTGGTCCTTGCCGGAGATATAGAAATCTACCGAAAATTTGAAGAAGCTCAGAAATCAGTGAATCATTCATTAACCCTTTTTTGCTTTGATGAAGAGAATGAAACCATACATTGGCAAAAGTTATTGGAGCAGGGTGAAAATATCGATCAGATTGAAAAACTAAGGGCGCCGATTCAATACGAAGATCTAGCAACTATCATCTACACTTCTGGAACTACAGGCAATCCGAAAGGGGTAATGTTGTCTCATAAAAACATTCTCTCAAATGCAGCCGCTGTAAGCGAAGTTTTTGCCGTGGGTGGGCCCGAGCATCGAACTTTATCTTTACTCCCTCTAAGCCATATCTTTGAGCGCACAGCGCTGTATGTTTATATGCAGATGGGAGTGTCAATTTACTACGCCGAGAGTATGGACACCATTGCCGACAATATGAAAGAGGTGAAGCCCCACTTTTTTGCTACAGTTCCTCGGCTATTGGAGAAGATTTATGAAAAAATATTAATGAAAGGTTATGAGCTCACAGGCATTAAAAAAAACCTTTTCTTTTGGGCGCTGGAATTAGCTAAAAATAATCGTCTTGGTGAAAACCAGGGAGCCTGGTTCAATATGCAGCTGGGGCTGGCCAATAAAATTATATTCAGCAAGTGGCGAGAGGCCTTGGGTGGGGAAGTTCAATTCATAGTTTCCGGTGGTGCGGCGCTTCAACCAAGATTGGTAAATATATTTTGGGCGGCACAGATTCATGTGCTGGAAGCCTATGGCCTTACCGAAACTTCTCCAGGAATAAGCTTTAGTAAAATAGATGATCTGAAAGTGGGCTGTGTAGGGCCGTTACTCACAGGTGTGCAGGTAAAAATTGCTGAGGATGGAGAGATTTTGGCAAAAGGTGATAATATCATGATGGGTTATTACAAAAGGCAGGATTTAACTGATGAAGTCATTGATCAGGAGGGTTGGTTCCATACCGGTGATATTGGTGAAATGGTGGATAACCACTTTCTTAAAATTACCGATAGGAAAAAGGAAATGTTCAAAACCAGTGGTGGTAAATACATAGCTCCGCAGGCCTTGGAAAATAAATTTGCCGAGTCACTGCTGATAGAACAGATCATGGTGATTGGCGAAGGACAGAAATTTCCTGCTGCTCTAATTGTGCCCAGTTTTGAAAAACTAAAGTCCTGGTGCCAAATTCATAACATCAACTACACTACTGATAAAGAAATGGTGGATAACCCGGAGGTTATCAACAAATTTCAAAAAGAAGTGGATAACCTCAACGCTTCTTTCGCTCAGTACGAAAAAATAAAAAAATTCTGGTTGCTATCGCAACCATGGACCATCGAGAAAGGTGAAATTACGCCAAAACTGAGCATGAAAAGAAAAATTATAAAACAGAACTATCAGTCGGAAATAGACAGCATTTATAGTTAA